The proteins below come from a single uncultured Carboxylicivirga sp. genomic window:
- a CDS encoding FAD-dependent oxidoreductase has protein sequence MRSNTNKHFVVLGGGIAGVEAAIKLRKRGYKVTLVSNRDYFFVYPISIWIPVNGISFDDSSVKLDKLQRKHGFDLIIDPVVKIDPKNNKVQLQNSEIDYDYLFIALGMHKVKAKGIENTLSICGAPEQSVQIKDELEKLIQLGHGKIAIGFGGNPKDEKGTVVRGGPAFELLFNISTYLKKKGLLDSFELNFFAPMAEPGKKMGTKAYGNLSKFFKRYKINQHVGKKILGFNKGEILFEDDKKLESDLIIFIAGGSGHSVLQNSDLPLTESGFVKTHATCQVEGFENIYAIGDSADMMGPKWAAKQGHMAEIMADVAAYNVHQQILGTDKTKVYTDKISIICVMDSGDGAAYVSRTNKKETMIMMPVVGHWLKKAWGFYFKNSKLNRIPRIPGM, from the coding sequence ATGAGATCGAACACAAATAAACACTTTGTAGTACTTGGTGGAGGAATAGCTGGTGTTGAGGCAGCCATTAAACTCAGAAAAAGAGGATATAAAGTAACCTTGGTATCGAACCGCGATTACTTTTTTGTTTATCCCATTTCCATCTGGATTCCTGTTAATGGAATTAGTTTTGATGACAGCTCGGTTAAACTCGACAAACTTCAGAGAAAACATGGCTTTGATTTAATTATCGATCCTGTTGTTAAAATCGATCCTAAAAACAACAAAGTACAACTCCAAAACAGCGAAATCGACTACGATTATCTTTTTATTGCTTTAGGAATGCACAAAGTAAAAGCTAAAGGCATTGAAAATACTCTTTCCATTTGTGGTGCTCCTGAACAGTCAGTGCAAATCAAAGATGAACTAGAGAAACTGATACAACTAGGACATGGTAAGATAGCCATTGGTTTTGGTGGTAACCCTAAAGACGAAAAAGGAACGGTTGTTCGTGGCGGACCAGCCTTTGAATTGCTATTCAACATTAGTACTTACCTAAAGAAAAAAGGCTTATTAGATTCATTCGAACTAAACTTTTTTGCACCCATGGCCGAACCGGGCAAAAAAATGGGTACCAAAGCCTACGGAAATCTGAGTAAGTTCTTTAAACGATATAAGATAAACCAACATGTAGGTAAGAAAATACTCGGATTTAATAAAGGTGAGATATTGTTTGAAGATGACAAAAAGCTCGAAAGTGATTTAATCATTTTTATTGCAGGTGGATCGGGACATTCGGTTCTGCAGAATTCTGATTTGCCTTTAACTGAATCGGGATTTGTAAAAACACATGCAACCTGCCAGGTTGAAGGATTCGAAAACATTTATGCCATTGGTGATTCGGCTGATATGATGGGGCCTAAATGGGCAGCCAAACAAGGACACATGGCTGAGATAATGGCAGATGTTGCTGCGTATAATGTACATCAACAAATTTTGGGTACTGATAAAACCAAAGTTTATACCGATAAAATCAGTATTATCTGTGTTATGGATTCGGGTGACGGAGCGGCATATGTTTCTCGAACCAACAAAAAAGAAACCATGATAATGATGCCTGTTGTAGGCCATTGGTTGAAAAAAGCCTGGGGATTTTATTTTAAGAATTCTAAACTGAATCGTATTCCTCGAATTCCGGGAATGTAA
- a CDS encoding sulfite exporter TauE/SafE family protein — protein MLNVGGFLVVILASLVKGITGFGFALVSLPLLMIWYSPKELIPILMMCNLISSILIVLQKKEKKLVNKKFRTLIIYGGVFTILGVITLKVISEGFLVKFLGVFFIILSLITLLNRSMNFNISKKWYKLAGAFIGYLTGSISVSGPPLALFLNMANVNNQEFREIFSWFNIVSATIAIIGYYQLGMITNQSLLTTLYITPILLLGTVVGKRLNQILPAALFKKISLYITIMVSIFLLIK, from the coding sequence ATGCTTAATGTTGGAGGTTTTTTAGTTGTAATATTGGCCAGTTTGGTTAAAGGTATCACAGGCTTTGGTTTTGCTTTGGTATCGTTGCCTTTGTTAATGATATGGTACTCACCCAAAGAACTGATACCTATATTAATGATGTGTAATTTAATCTCATCAATTTTGATTGTTCTTCAGAAAAAAGAGAAGAAACTGGTAAACAAAAAATTCAGAACATTAATTATCTACGGTGGTGTTTTCACCATTTTAGGAGTCATCACTTTAAAAGTGATATCAGAAGGTTTCCTGGTTAAATTTTTAGGAGTCTTCTTTATTATTTTATCACTAATTACTTTGCTGAACCGTAGTATGAACTTCAATATTTCGAAGAAATGGTACAAACTGGCTGGTGCTTTTATTGGTTACCTCACCGGAAGCATCTCGGTTAGTGGTCCTCCCTTGGCATTATTCTTAAACATGGCTAATGTAAATAATCAAGAATTTCGCGAAATATTCTCATGGTTTAATATTGTATCAGCTACCATTGCCATAATCGGATATTACCAATTAGGAATGATAACCAATCAATCGCTATTAACGACTTTATATATAACACCTATTCTATTGCTGGGAACAGTGGTAGGCAAACGTTTAAACCAAATTTTACCAGCTGCTTTATTCAAAAAAATAAGTTTATACATTACCATCATGGTAAGTATCTTTTTATTGATTAAGTAG
- a CDS encoding putative sulfate exporter family transporter: MTYLKQHSQYLFLLFIILCFTPMMSPALALIAGIALSAIGIKQENITKYTSQVLQYSIVLMGFGMSLSEVIKASKSGFVETAISVVVVMTSGILLGRLFKVKNNIALLISAGTAICGGSAIAAISPVLNSEKNESSMALIVVFILNAVALLIFPFIGHYFDMSQEVFGNWAAIAIHDTSSVTGAGAAYGPEALQIATTVKLIRALWIIPLSIVIALFNKKEGSRKISFPWFILLFALAIAIANLLPGMSETYTHLNWLGRRGIVVALFLIGSGFSMQSIKQSGSRSFILGITLWLIIGVGSFLILTS; encoded by the coding sequence ATGACTTATCTAAAACAACATAGTCAATATCTGTTCCTACTATTTATCATCTTGTGTTTTACACCCATGATGTCGCCAGCTCTTGCATTGATAGCAGGAATCGCACTATCGGCTATTGGCATAAAGCAGGAAAATATTACCAAGTACACTTCACAAGTATTACAATATTCGATTGTTTTAATGGGATTTGGAATGAGCCTAAGCGAAGTGATAAAAGCATCGAAAAGTGGTTTTGTCGAAACAGCCATTTCGGTTGTTGTTGTAATGACAAGTGGTATTTTATTAGGACGTTTATTTAAAGTTAAAAACAACATAGCTTTACTTATTTCGGCCGGAACAGCCATTTGTGGAGGAAGTGCAATTGCAGCTATTTCACCCGTTTTGAACAGCGAAAAAAACGAAAGTTCAATGGCACTGATTGTGGTATTCATACTCAACGCAGTTGCTTTACTTATTTTTCCGTTCATTGGTCATTATTTTGATATGAGTCAGGAAGTATTCGGAAACTGGGCTGCCATTGCCATACACGACACCAGTTCGGTAACAGGTGCCGGAGCCGCATATGGGCCCGAAGCATTGCAGATAGCAACCACTGTAAAATTAATAAGAGCATTATGGATTATTCCATTATCGATAGTTATTGCATTATTTAACAAAAAAGAGGGCAGTAGAAAAATTAGCTTCCCATGGTTTATACTATTGTTCGCCCTGGCCATTGCAATTGCTAATCTATTGCCGGGTATGAGTGAAACGTACACTCATTTAAACTGGTTGGGTAGACGAGGAATTGTAGTGGCACTTTTTTTAATCGGATCTGGTTTTTCTATGCAAAGTATTAAACAATCCGGGTCAAGAAGTTTTATATTAGGCATCACGCTTTGGTTAATTATCGGAGTGGGGTCATTCTTAATCTTAACATCATAA
- a CDS encoding LysR family transcriptional regulator, translating into MDYRDKVFLSVAENLSFSKAADELFISQPAITKHIKELERRLNITLFDRKGNKIYLTEAGKLTYSHLKKVEQQYRELEFEIGRLNDTFMGELKIGASSTISQYLLPKAMASFHKRYPQIELYLSNGNSFEMEQLLIKNEIDMALVENASSQSNIKYMPFMDDELIVVTGSESIYAKQKSISLADFKEIPLVLREKGSGTLDVIKKALQSNEVNIENLNTLIHLGSTEAIKNFLKDFDGIAVLSDKAVTTEIYLNQLVQVSVKGFDIPRKLRFALHQGQPSHLVELFMNHLSQYNF; encoded by the coding sequence ATGGATTACCGCGATAAAGTTTTTTTAAGTGTTGCCGAAAACCTGAGCTTTTCCAAAGCTGCTGATGAGTTGTTTATCAGTCAGCCTGCTATTACCAAGCACATTAAAGAATTGGAACGACGACTTAACATTACTTTGTTCGACAGAAAAGGGAATAAAATTTATCTCACCGAGGCAGGCAAGCTTACCTATAGTCATCTGAAAAAAGTTGAGCAACAATACCGCGAACTGGAATTTGAAATTGGCAGACTTAACGATACTTTTATGGGTGAGTTAAAAATTGGTGCCAGTTCAACCATTTCGCAATACCTCTTACCCAAAGCTATGGCTAGCTTTCATAAACGATATCCGCAAATTGAACTCTATCTCTCAAATGGTAACTCATTTGAGATGGAACAATTGCTGATAAAAAATGAAATTGATATGGCCTTGGTCGAAAATGCTTCATCGCAATCGAACATTAAGTATATGCCATTTATGGATGATGAACTGATTGTGGTAACCGGTTCAGAAAGTATTTATGCCAAACAAAAATCAATATCCCTGGCCGATTTTAAAGAAATTCCACTGGTATTGCGCGAAAAAGGATCGGGCACACTCGATGTGATCAAAAAAGCACTTCAAAGCAATGAAGTGAATATCGAAAACCTGAATACATTGATTCATTTAGGGAGTACCGAAGCCATCAAAAACTTTCTAAAAGACTTTGATGGAATAGCTGTTCTTTCTGATAAAGCAGTTACAACCGAAATTTATTTGAATCAATTGGTACAAGTTTCGGTAAAAGGCTTTGATATACCTCGTAAGCTAAGATTCGCGTTACATCAGGGACAACCTAGTCATTTGGTAGAATTATTTATGAATCACCTTAGTCAATATAACTTTTAG
- a CDS encoding magnesium-dependent phosphatase-1 codes for MDKLVVFDLDFTLWDAGGTWCDCTNPPYKRVNNHVVDTYGAKIVLYPDVKGILEDLKSKNITMALASRTSAPSWARQLLKLFDIEDYFTYQEIYPSSKIAHFNQLQKDSGIPFEKMVFFDDEMRNIHDVGSMGVHAVFVDDGVNTLIVNDAIEEIS; via the coding sequence ATGGATAAATTAGTTGTTTTTGATTTGGATTTTACTTTGTGGGATGCAGGAGGTACCTGGTGCGATTGTACTAATCCTCCGTATAAAAGGGTTAATAATCATGTGGTAGATACTTATGGAGCAAAAATCGTTTTATACCCTGATGTAAAAGGCATACTGGAAGATTTAAAAAGCAAAAATATCACTATGGCATTAGCCTCTCGTACCAGTGCTCCATCGTGGGCTCGTCAGCTTTTAAAGTTATTCGATATTGAAGATTATTTTACCTATCAGGAGATTTATCCAAGCAGTAAAATAGCTCATTTTAATCAGCTACAGAAAGATAGCGGAATTCCTTTTGAAAAGATGGTGTTTTTCGACGATGAAATGCGCAATATTCATGATGTTGGATCAATGGGAGTACATGCCGTATTTGTGGATGATGGGGTAAATACTCTTATTGTTAATGATGCAATTGAAGAAATATCTTAA
- a CDS encoding helix-turn-helix domain-containing protein — protein MATEYNPIAELTKRYINNTNRCVFLTGKAGTGKTTLLREITANTHKNTIVAAPTGIAAINAGGVTLHSLFQLPYGAFVPDNNIQLSSGSSTQINTPKSLLGKTKLHQVKRNMLKELELLIIDEVSMLRADLLDAIDTILRSVRRQRDIAFGGVQVLFIGDLLQLPPVVKDNEWNYLSNYYRGYYFFHSLALKQQAPIVIQLEKIYRQSDADFVNLLNNLRDNRITQANIELLNKCYRPDFDHMSDKGNIFLTTHNYKADDINRRALAELPGESFSFRAEVSGDFNEYNYPIEEKLVLKKGAQVMFVKNDYSGEQRYFNGKIGSISVLDDDLIEVSFPDGSPSAIVEPYGWENKRFSLNAETGEIEEKVIGTFTHYPLKLAWAITVHKSQGLTFEKAVIDVSQAFAPGQIYVALSRLTGLEGLTLTAPIPTQGLACDKQVTEFTSHVQPVEELKNDLHSATIQYVSEAALDAFDFAWLNSGLAYHVNSYDKDEKRSGKQQFKTWAEDLLQNFLPLRKIGDQFKLQIRKIVFENKEDMLEHLLKRVGDAKGYFEPQLTAMSQKVKDHIEDVKGTKGLKKYAKELDDVDRLFARQLQHVYKAEILLKSAIEKTELNKEALKDMPLFESTQSRVKKGGRKTKEEKAKKIPTREITYTLYKDGKTIKEIAEERGFVVSTIETHLAYYVQIGEVDVFDLVSEKVVKKIIKYCDEHEMPVLSEIKQAMGSKISYGDIKLVLAHLSQ, from the coding sequence ATGGCCACCGAATACAATCCAATAGCAGAATTAACCAAACGATACATCAATAATACCAACCGTTGTGTTTTTCTAACAGGAAAAGCAGGAACCGGAAAAACAACTCTCCTGCGAGAGATTACAGCCAATACGCATAAAAACACAATTGTGGCTGCCCCAACAGGTATTGCGGCCATCAATGCAGGAGGAGTAACTTTACATTCGTTATTTCAACTTCCTTATGGAGCATTTGTACCAGATAATAATATTCAACTAAGCAGTGGTTCGTCAACGCAAATTAACACACCCAAAAGTTTGTTGGGTAAAACCAAACTTCATCAGGTAAAGCGAAATATGCTTAAGGAGCTGGAGCTTTTAATTATTGATGAGGTTAGTATGTTGCGAGCCGATTTACTGGATGCAATTGATACGATTCTTCGCTCAGTTCGTCGTCAGCGTGATATTGCTTTTGGCGGTGTACAAGTACTATTTATTGGCGATTTATTGCAGTTGCCACCAGTTGTAAAAGATAATGAATGGAATTATTTATCCAATTATTATAGAGGATACTATTTCTTTCATTCATTGGCATTAAAGCAGCAAGCCCCTATCGTTATTCAATTGGAGAAGATCTATCGCCAATCGGATGCAGATTTTGTGAATTTGCTAAATAACCTACGCGATAATAGAATTACACAGGCTAATATCGAGTTGTTGAATAAATGTTATCGACCCGATTTTGACCATATGAGCGATAAGGGAAATATCTTTTTAACAACACATAATTATAAAGCTGATGATATCAACCGAAGAGCCTTAGCAGAGTTGCCTGGCGAATCATTTTCGTTTCGTGCTGAAGTGAGTGGTGATTTTAACGAGTATAATTATCCCATTGAAGAGAAACTTGTGTTGAAAAAAGGAGCCCAGGTTATGTTTGTAAAGAATGATTATTCGGGCGAGCAACGCTACTTTAATGGAAAGATTGGTTCTATTAGTGTTTTGGATGATGATTTAATTGAAGTTAGTTTTCCCGATGGATCGCCATCAGCCATAGTTGAGCCTTATGGTTGGGAAAATAAACGATTTTCGCTCAATGCCGAAACAGGTGAAATTGAAGAGAAAGTAATTGGTACTTTTACTCATTATCCACTTAAATTAGCCTGGGCTATTACGGTTCATAAGAGTCAGGGGTTAACTTTTGAAAAGGCGGTGATAGATGTTTCGCAAGCATTTGCACCAGGACAAATATATGTTGCTTTATCAAGATTGACTGGATTGGAAGGATTAACTCTGACAGCTCCAATACCAACCCAAGGTTTGGCTTGCGATAAACAGGTAACTGAATTTACTAGTCATGTTCAGCCTGTTGAGGAATTAAAGAATGACCTGCATTCGGCTACTATACAATATGTATCAGAGGCTGCTTTGGATGCTTTTGATTTTGCATGGCTAAATAGCGGTTTGGCCTATCATGTTAATTCGTACGATAAGGATGAAAAAAGATCGGGTAAACAACAATTTAAAACATGGGCTGAAGATTTATTACAAAACTTTCTGCCGCTTCGGAAGATTGGAGATCAGTTTAAGCTTCAAATTCGAAAAATAGTTTTTGAGAATAAGGAGGATATGTTGGAGCATCTGCTTAAAAGAGTAGGCGACGCCAAAGGTTATTTCGAACCTCAGCTAACTGCTATGTCTCAAAAGGTAAAAGATCATATTGAAGATGTGAAGGGGACAAAAGGTTTAAAGAAATATGCCAAGGAACTAGATGACGTAGATCGTTTGTTTGCACGCCAGTTGCAACATGTTTATAAGGCCGAAATTCTCTTAAAGTCAGCCATTGAAAAAACGGAGCTTAATAAAGAAGCGTTAAAAGATATGCCTTTGTTTGAATCCACTCAAAGCAGAGTTAAAAAAGGAGGACGTAAAACGAAGGAAGAAAAAGCAAAGAAGATTCCAACCAGAGAAATTACTTATACGCTTTATAAAGATGGTAAGACCATTAAAGAAATAGCTGAAGAACGTGGTTTTGTCGTGTCTACAATTGAAACACACTTAGCCTATTATGTGCAGATTGGAGAAGTGGATGTTTTTGATTTGGTAAGCGAAAAAGTAGTTAAGAAAATTATAAAATACTGCGATGAACATGAAATGCCTGTATTAAGTGAAATAAAGCAGGCTATGGGATCAAAAATTAGTTATGGCGATATAAAGTTGGTTTTGGCACATTTGAGCCAGTAA
- a CDS encoding S41 family peptidase → MKIYLFCIAILISTYTYSQSYQYYTREEVVADVDYLAQKVSAIHPLLLSAEKREWWNLQVSDTKDAIKDSLTQNQAYILMSSLMAKLQDSHSGLQMPFNQRQKYTQAGGLTFPFLVKIEEGSLFIDYYCGEDTSLFDGGEEILQINGVDVKHMLEEMDQLFGGLSIHLKQNQTAYYFRFLTWMIYGWESNYDLLISNHSHRLKRVKVGGVTGEVFLNHLKDRRQKNSMFDLQIDENHSIGVMKIKSFVDLSKFCAFADSSFQLIAQKHIRNLVIDIRENGGGRSVVVDSLLNYITDISYSQYKLIKTRVSKELLDYYESQYPQKYEIVKDCAIDSIYIPAPQIHEPHNVTNKFTGDVYLLTDKGTASAAATMAGVFKEWKLGEIIGEETGGTIKYFGDYWTQYTPNTHIGFFVSPKQFIQFGGLLPDRGVMPDYEIVDKRDLPMSFVYDLILGN, encoded by the coding sequence ATGAAAATCTACCTGTTTTGTATTGCTATTTTAATATCAACATATACTTATTCGCAATCTTATCAATATTATACCAGAGAGGAAGTTGTTGCAGATGTTGATTATCTTGCTCAAAAGGTAAGCGCAATTCACCCCTTGCTTTTAAGTGCCGAGAAAAGGGAGTGGTGGAATCTTCAGGTTTCTGATACAAAAGATGCAATAAAAGATAGCTTAACTCAAAATCAGGCTTACATTCTAATGTCTTCGCTAATGGCAAAACTGCAAGATAGTCATAGTGGACTTCAAATGCCTTTTAATCAACGTCAGAAATATACGCAAGCTGGAGGCTTAACATTTCCTTTTCTTGTAAAAATTGAAGAAGGTTCTTTATTCATTGATTATTATTGTGGAGAAGATACGTCTCTTTTTGATGGAGGAGAAGAAATCCTTCAAATAAATGGGGTGGATGTTAAACATATGCTTGAAGAAATGGATCAACTTTTTGGAGGGCTATCTATTCACCTAAAGCAAAATCAAACCGCCTACTACTTTCGATTTCTTACATGGATGATATATGGTTGGGAAAGTAATTACGATTTACTTATATCAAACCATTCACATCGTTTAAAAAGAGTAAAAGTAGGTGGAGTTACCGGGGAAGTTTTTCTGAACCATTTAAAAGATAGGAGGCAGAAAAATTCAATGTTCGATTTGCAAATAGATGAAAATCATTCGATAGGTGTGATGAAGATTAAATCTTTTGTCGATCTAAGTAAGTTTTGTGCTTTTGCCGATAGTTCGTTTCAGTTGATTGCGCAAAAGCACATCCGTAATCTGGTTATAGATATACGAGAAAATGGAGGTGGAAGAAGTGTTGTGGTTGATTCGTTACTTAATTATATTACCGATATCAGTTACTCGCAATATAAATTGATTAAAACCCGAGTGAGTAAAGAATTACTCGATTATTATGAATCCCAATATCCTCAAAAGTACGAGATTGTAAAAGATTGTGCCATTGATAGTATATATATTCCAGCTCCTCAAATACATGAACCGCATAATGTAACTAATAAATTTACAGGAGATGTGTATTTGTTAACAGATAAAGGAACTGCCAGTGCTGCTGCTACTATGGCTGGTGTGTTCAAAGAATGGAAGTTAGGAGAAATAATAGGTGAAGAAACAGGAGGAACCATTAAATATTTTGGCGATTATTGGACTCAATATACACCAAATACTCATATAGGTTTTTTTGTGTCGCCTAAACAGTTTATTCAATTTGGTGGATTATTGCCTGATAGAGGTGTAATGCCTGATTATGAAATTGTTGATAAACGAGATCTTCCCATGAGCTTTGTATATGATTTAATTCTAGGTAACTAA
- a CDS encoding histidine kinase, with product MLKDYFAFPKGVEDSLNDIKSSVINYAWIGLIVFIVPILLYDIYLFWNGFDSVFFLKSGLILSFFIMTICGKKLSVIVKVHSYLFVLYLLIITGFYRFGFYSNAALFMIIYIGISFFYLRSREFILSFALISISYLGLMYLYVNGYIQITFDKEFYSFNEANWLVDLMIVFSNAFVILVAMFKIFKAYNAELMNHINSEEKIRHTLNHMPIPVTTINKKREITMVNKAYEAFFNLKKEDTPTVIDWLMLSYPDQKEREEKIEEVRRIIETFDPFKENTIDYKVTLNNGSNKHVKVFHTLTQDEVICTFVDETERIRKRKEIVESIIRTEKKEKERIGRELHDGLGPILTTAKIYAHSLRDEKEVNEEYLQRLDQLLENALKELRMLINDESPHLLQQYGLEKAIRSFLQNIKAITNIEITLTSDPLVIKKDLIEFTLYRAILELINNTIKYSNAKHLSINIKQIDDNLKVEYSDDGIGFVFGEGVTKGNGLLNIQNRINNVGGKIYYVTKPGRGVHVTIQMNVNQEV from the coding sequence ATGCTAAAGGATTACTTTGCTTTTCCTAAGGGGGTTGAAGATTCTCTTAACGATATTAAAAGTTCAGTTATAAATTATGCATGGATTGGATTAATTGTTTTTATTGTTCCGATTCTACTGTATGATATCTATTTGTTTTGGAATGGATTTGATAGTGTTTTCTTTTTAAAGTCAGGATTAATTCTTTCTTTTTTTATAATGACTATTTGCGGTAAAAAACTAAGTGTTATCGTAAAAGTTCATAGTTATTTGTTCGTGTTGTATTTGTTGATAATAACAGGATTCTATCGTTTCGGATTCTATAGCAATGCAGCCTTATTCATGATTATATATATTGGGATTTCCTTTTTTTATCTTCGGTCAAGAGAGTTTATATTAAGCTTTGCATTGATTAGTATTAGTTATCTTGGGCTAATGTATTTGTATGTAAATGGTTATATTCAAATTACTTTTGATAAGGAATTTTATTCGTTCAATGAAGCTAATTGGCTGGTTGATTTAATGATTGTATTTTCCAATGCGTTCGTTATACTGGTTGCAATGTTTAAGATTTTTAAAGCTTACAATGCAGAATTAATGAACCACATAAATAGTGAAGAAAAAATTCGACATACTTTAAATCATATGCCAATTCCGGTAACAACCATTAATAAAAAGAGAGAGATAACAATGGTTAATAAAGCATATGAAGCTTTTTTTAATCTCAAAAAAGAAGATACTCCTACTGTTATTGATTGGTTGATGTTGTCCTATCCTGATCAGAAAGAGCGAGAAGAAAAGATAGAAGAAGTTAGAAGAATCATAGAAACATTTGATCCGTTTAAGGAAAATACTATCGATTATAAAGTTACGTTGAATAATGGTAGCAATAAACATGTTAAAGTTTTTCATACTTTAACTCAGGATGAGGTGATTTGTACTTTTGTTGATGAAACAGAACGGATTAGGAAGCGAAAAGAAATTGTTGAAAGTATTATCCGGACTGAGAAGAAGGAAAAAGAGCGTATTGGTCGAGAGTTACATGATGGATTGGGCCCTATTTTAACTACCGCAAAGATATATGCTCATAGCTTGAGAGATGAAAAGGAAGTGAATGAAGAGTATTTACAACGGTTAGATCAATTATTAGAAAATGCATTGAAAGAACTACGAATGCTTATTAATGATGAAAGTCCGCATTTGTTGCAACAATATGGACTAGAAAAAGCTATACGGTCATTTCTTCAAAATATTAAAGCTATTACTAATATTGAAATTACACTTACGTCTGATCCTTTGGTAATAAAAAAAGATTTAATCGAGTTTACTTTGTACAGAGCAATTCTGGAATTAATTAATAATACTATTAAATACAGTAATGCCAAACATTTATCTATTAATATAAAACAGATAGATGATAATTTAAAAGTAGAATATTCCGATGATGGTATTGGATTTGTGTTTGGAGAAGGTGTCACTAAAGGTAATGGATTGCTCAATATTCAAAATAGGATTAATAATGTAGGAGGCAAAATATATTATGTAACAAAACCCGGTAGAGGAGTTCATGTAACAATACAAATGAATGTAAATCAGGAAGTATGA
- a CDS encoding response regulator transcription factor produces the protein MIRIVLVDDHSIVREGIRLIINKIQDFNIVGEFSNGKEWIDNFEKIDADIVLCDIDMPEMNGIEATRLAIEQKPSLKVIMLSMHPESDYYYDALMAGAKGFILKESSSSDLENGIRVVNNGQTFFSQQLLYRAVIDKETIREKKGKVELTQDELNLLANICKGYSNKELADELCVSVKAIEKQKTKLMRKTETHNNACLIVWAVKNKIVNI, from the coding sequence ATGATTCGGATAGTGTTAGTTGATGATCATTCGATTGTGAGAGAGGGAATTCGTTTAATAATAAATAAGATACAGGATTTTAATATTGTTGGTGAATTTTCAAACGGAAAGGAATGGATTGATAATTTTGAGAAAATTGATGCAGATATCGTGTTATGTGACATTGATATGCCTGAAATGAATGGAATAGAGGCCACGCGTTTAGCTATAGAGCAAAAACCTTCATTAAAAGTAATCATGTTATCAATGCATCCCGAGAGTGATTACTACTACGATGCTCTAATGGCAGGAGCAAAAGGATTTATTCTAAAAGAGTCTTCTTCTTCAGATTTAGAAAATGGAATTCGTGTTGTGAATAATGGGCAAACCTTCTTTTCTCAACAGCTATTGTACCGTGCCGTTATTGATAAGGAGACGATTAGAGAAAAAAAGGGAAAAGTTGAATTAACTCAAGATGAATTAAATTTATTAGCTAATATTTGTAAGGGATATTCAAATAAGGAATTGGCTGATGAACTATGTGTTAGTGTAAAAGCTATTGAGAAGCAAAAAACAAAGTTGATGCGTAAAACTGAAACGCACAACAATGCCTGTTTAATAGTATGGGCTGTTAAAAATAAAATTGTAAATATTTAG
- a CDS encoding response regulator transcription factor, translating into MKGERKYNVIIVDDHQDFIEGVKVLLSKIDRFNLIGEAYTGKGLLEHSELYKADIAIIDINMPDLNGIDVGKEINFITSKIKLVAVSLYDDQVYLQDLINSGFRGFVSKVNISDQLGIILNKVIDLQYSFPKEIKLSS; encoded by the coding sequence ATGAAAGGGGAGCGAAAATACAATGTAATTATAGTTGACGATCATCAAGACTTTATTGAAGGAGTTAAAGTGTTGTTGTCTAAAATTGATCGCTTCAATTTAATAGGAGAGGCTTATACTGGTAAGGGATTATTAGAGCATTCTGAATTATACAAAGCTGATATTGCTATTATTGACATTAATATGCCAGATTTAAATGGTATTGATGTAGGTAAAGAAATCAATTTTATAACATCAAAGATTAAATTAGTAGCTGTGTCATTATACGACGATCAGGTTTATTTGCAAGATTTAATAAATTCTGGTTTTAGGGGCTTTGTAAGTAAAGTTAATATATCTGATCAGTTAGGTATAATCTTAAATAAAGTAATTGATTTACAATATAGCTTTCCTAAAGAAATAAAACTTTCATCATAA